From Desulfosalsimonas propionicica, the proteins below share one genomic window:
- the folP gene encoding dihydropteroate synthase, which translates to MSRRELCFCGRRLHLDKKTAIMGILNVTPDSFSDGGKFLRYEDALERAREMIQQGADIIDIGGESSRPFSEPVSAEEELDRVLPVIRALAGNIDVPVSIDTTKAEVARRAVAAGAEIINDISAMRFDPDMAKVAADTGAGLVLMHMKGTPKSMQKNPVYDHLIGEIRDFLMDAVGRAEAAGVKANRIVIDPGVGFGKTVAHNLQILHQLNRFDDIGPPLLLGVSRKAFIRKILGQTKGPEPAPDDPDIENATQAAVAIGIFNGAGIVRVHNVSRARAAVRIADAICRSVVCPSGEENQ; encoded by the coding sequence ATGAGCCGGCGTGAACTTTGTTTTTGTGGCCGCCGGCTGCATCTTGACAAAAAAACCGCCATCATGGGCATCTTAAACGTCACCCCGGATTCCTTTTCAGACGGGGGAAAATTTCTGCGTTATGAAGACGCCCTGGAGCGGGCCCGTGAAATGATTCAACAGGGTGCCGATATTATCGATATCGGGGGGGAGTCCTCCCGGCCCTTTTCCGAACCGGTTTCCGCTGAAGAGGAACTCGACCGGGTTCTTCCCGTGATAAGGGCCCTTGCCGGCAATATTGACGTGCCCGTATCCATTGACACCACCAAGGCGGAAGTCGCCCGCCGGGCTGTGGCCGCAGGCGCGGAAATCATCAACGATATCAGCGCCATGCGCTTTGACCCGGACATGGCAAAAGTGGCCGCTGACACGGGTGCCGGACTTGTGCTCATGCACATGAAAGGCACGCCCAAATCCATGCAGAAAAATCCTGTGTATGACCATCTCATCGGAGAAATCCGCGATTTTCTGATGGATGCGGTTGGCCGTGCAGAAGCGGCAGGCGTGAAAGCCAACCGGATTGTCATTGATCCGGGCGTGGGCTTTGGCAAAACCGTTGCCCACAACCTGCAGATCCTCCACCAGCTCAACCGGTTTGACGACATTGGTCCGCCTCTGCTGCTGGGCGTTTCCAGAAAGGCGTTTATCCGCAAAATCCTCGGACAGACAAAGGGGCCCGAACCCGCCCCTGATGATCCGGATATTGAAAACGCAACCCAGGCGGCGGTGGCTATTGGCATCTTTAACGGCGCGGGCATTGTTCGGGTTCACAATGTTTCCCGGGCCCGGGCAGCGGTGCGGATAGCCGATGCAATTTGCCGTTCCGTTGTTTGCCCGTCCGGAGAAGAAAACCAATGA
- a CDS encoding CdaR family protein, which translates to MKAYRHLQPGRQVRRAILKFVILVACMPVFSQNAFSSAPEEAITATIAVAARYSGSPAFGYEVAEARVFPEHLAVTGPESRIREIVALQTHTLDITGATETIEKKVPLDLPEDIEITGSEDNAQIRVRVVIKKQKVEKTIRDVPVELVNNTHPSIVRPATVTITLSGNRLFFANEFSAKDIDVRMNVKGMGPGLHVLPVEIRLPGKTDLLRVEPQVFTVQILPQTSNTSENKHAAGT; encoded by the coding sequence ATGAAGGCATACCGGCATCTACAGCCGGGACGGCAAGTTCGGCGCGCGATCCTGAAGTTTGTCATTCTGGTCGCCTGTATGCCTGTTTTCAGCCAGAACGCTTTTTCCTCTGCCCCTGAAGAAGCCATCACTGCCACCATTGCCGTGGCGGCCCGCTATTCTGGGAGCCCGGCTTTTGGCTATGAAGTTGCGGAAGCCAGGGTCTTTCCCGAGCATCTCGCGGTCACGGGCCCTGAAAGCCGGATTCGCGAAATCGTTGCCTTGCAGACCCATACCCTGGACATCACGGGTGCCACAGAAACCATTGAAAAGAAAGTGCCCCTGGACCTGCCCGAAGACATTGAAATAACCGGCAGCGAAGACAACGCACAGATCCGGGTCCGGGTGGTGATTAAAAAACAAAAGGTTGAAAAAACCATAAGAGATGTTCCGGTTGAATTGGTGAACAATACGCATCCCAGCATTGTCCGGCCGGCTACGGTCACCATAACACTTTCCGGAAACCGGCTTTTTTTTGCAAACGAATTTTCAGCCAAAGACATTGACGTCCGGATGAACGTAAAAGGCATGGGCCCGGGACTCCATGTGCTGCCCGTGGAGATTCGGCTGCCGGGAAAAACCGATTTGCTCCGGGTGGAGCCCCAGGTCTTTACAGTGCAGATTCTGCCGCAAACCTCCAATACATCGGAAAACAAACATGCTGCTGGTACTTGA